The following coding sequences are from one Arachis hypogaea cultivar Tifrunner chromosome 7, arahy.Tifrunner.gnm2.J5K5, whole genome shotgun sequence window:
- the LOC112702106 gene encoding hydroxyproline O-arabinosyltransferase PLENTY isoform X2, which translates to MIVRKNMGRGKTLLMLLMVLGFLFATYNFVSLIIEHKAGGLLEPFDKKVMESSNSNLKYHVALTATDAAYSQWQCRIMYYWYKNLKDMPGSDMGKFTRILHSGKADQLMDEIPTFVVDPLPEGLDRGYIVLNRPWAFVQWLEKADIEEEYILMAEPDHIFVNPLPNLAHGSQPAGFPFFYIKPVENEKLIRKFYPEDKGPVTDVDPIGNSPVIIQKSLMEEIAPTWVNISLRMKDDQETDKAFGWVLEMYAYAVASALHGVKHILRKDFMLQPPWDLHVGKKFIIHYTYGCDYNLKGQLTYGKIGEWRFDKRSYLLGPPPKNLSLPPPGVPESVVRLVKMVNEATANIPEWDSLNRKS; encoded by the exons ATGATTGTGAGGAAAAACATGGGGCGTGGGAAGACACTACTCATGCTGCTTATGGTGCTGGGATTTTTGTTTGCCACTTATAACTTTGTGTCATTGATCATAGAACATAAGGCTGGAGGTTTGTTGGAACCTTTTGATAAGAAAGTCATGGAGTCAAGCAACTCTAATTTGAAATACCATGTTGCATTGACTGCAACCGATGCTGCTTATAGCCAATGGCAATGTAGGATCATGTACTACTGGTATAAGAATTTGAAGGACATGCCTGGATCAGACATGGGAAAGTTCACTCGGATTCTGCATTCAGGAAAGGCAGATCAGTTGATGGATGAGATACCTACATTTGTGGTTGATCCCCTGCCTGAGGGCTTGGATCGG GGTTATATTGTCCTAAATAGGCCATGGGCCTTCGTTCAGTGGCTAGAGAAAGCAGATATTGAGGAAGA ATATATTCTGATGGCAGAACCTGACCATATATTTGTAAATCCTTTGCCGAATTTGGCTCACGGATCCCAACCAGCAGGGTTTCCATTTTTCTATATAAAACCGGTCGAAAATGAAAAACTAATTAGGAAATTCTATCCGGAGGACAAGGGTCCTGTTACTGATGTCGATCCCATTGGCAACTCTCCTGTGATCATTCAGAAG TCCCTGATGGAGGAAATTGCTCCAACATGGGTGAATATTTCATTGAGAATGAAAGATGATCAAGAAACTGATAAAGCTTTTGGATGGGTGCTAGAAAT GTATGCTTATGCTGTGGCGTCTGCATTGCACGGCGTAAAGCACATTCTTCGAAAAGACTTTATGTTGCAG CCACCGTGGGACTTGCATGTTGGGAAGAAGTTTATCATTCATTATACTTATGGATGTGACTACAATTTGAAG GGACAACTAACATATGGGAAAATCGGCGAATGGCGATTTGACAAGAGATCATATCTTTTGGGTCCTCCACCCAAAAACCTTTCATTGCCTCCTCCCGGTGTTCCCGAAAGTGTG GTGAGGCTTGTAAAGATGGTGAACGAGGCTACTGCAAACATTCCTGAATGGGATTCATTGAATAGAAAAAGCTGA
- the LOC112702106 gene encoding hydroxyproline O-arabinosyltransferase PLENTY isoform X1 yields the protein MIVRKNMGRGKTLLMLLMVLGFLFATYNFVSLIIEHKAGGLLEPFDKKVMESSNSNLKYHVALTATDAAYSQWQCRIMYYWYKNLKDMPGSDMGKFTRILHSGKADQLMDEIPTFVVDPLPEGLDRGYIVLNRPWAFVQWLEKADIEEEYILMAEPDHIFVNPLPNLAHGSQPAGFPFFYIKPVENEKLIRKFYPEDKGPVTDVDPIGNSPVIIQKVKSRLVISLMEEIAPTWVNISLRMKDDQETDKAFGWVLEMYAYAVASALHGVKHILRKDFMLQPPWDLHVGKKFIIHYTYGCDYNLKGQLTYGKIGEWRFDKRSYLLGPPPKNLSLPPPGVPESVVRLVKMVNEATANIPEWDSLNRKS from the exons ATGATTGTGAGGAAAAACATGGGGCGTGGGAAGACACTACTCATGCTGCTTATGGTGCTGGGATTTTTGTTTGCCACTTATAACTTTGTGTCATTGATCATAGAACATAAGGCTGGAGGTTTGTTGGAACCTTTTGATAAGAAAGTCATGGAGTCAAGCAACTCTAATTTGAAATACCATGTTGCATTGACTGCAACCGATGCTGCTTATAGCCAATGGCAATGTAGGATCATGTACTACTGGTATAAGAATTTGAAGGACATGCCTGGATCAGACATGGGAAAGTTCACTCGGATTCTGCATTCAGGAAAGGCAGATCAGTTGATGGATGAGATACCTACATTTGTGGTTGATCCCCTGCCTGAGGGCTTGGATCGG GGTTATATTGTCCTAAATAGGCCATGGGCCTTCGTTCAGTGGCTAGAGAAAGCAGATATTGAGGAAGA ATATATTCTGATGGCAGAACCTGACCATATATTTGTAAATCCTTTGCCGAATTTGGCTCACGGATCCCAACCAGCAGGGTTTCCATTTTTCTATATAAAACCGGTCGAAAATGAAAAACTAATTAGGAAATTCTATCCGGAGGACAAGGGTCCTGTTACTGATGTCGATCCCATTGGCAACTCTCCTGTGATCATTCAGAAGGTGAAGTCTCGCTTAGTAATT TCCCTGATGGAGGAAATTGCTCCAACATGGGTGAATATTTCATTGAGAATGAAAGATGATCAAGAAACTGATAAAGCTTTTGGATGGGTGCTAGAAAT GTATGCTTATGCTGTGGCGTCTGCATTGCACGGCGTAAAGCACATTCTTCGAAAAGACTTTATGTTGCAG CCACCGTGGGACTTGCATGTTGGGAAGAAGTTTATCATTCATTATACTTATGGATGTGACTACAATTTGAAG GGACAACTAACATATGGGAAAATCGGCGAATGGCGATTTGACAAGAGATCATATCTTTTGGGTCCTCCACCCAAAAACCTTTCATTGCCTCCTCCCGGTGTTCCCGAAAGTGTG GTGAGGCTTGTAAAGATGGTGAACGAGGCTACTGCAAACATTCCTGAATGGGATTCATTGAATAGAAAAAGCTGA
- the LOC112702108 gene encoding uncharacterized protein, protein MNFDFLPKIIPWFRPQLNATDSASISVSTSKVFIEQPKQNAGEGGKLFGMPLPLLSFLPWTNNSGVQIIRRPTTINRRLRRRAQTRGKIDEVSEVTPARFRPYVSKVPWHTGPRAFLSQLFPRYGHYCGPNWSSGKDSGSPVWDKRPIDWLDFCCYCHDIGYDTHDQAELLKADLAFLECLEKQNMATKGDPHVALIYKTMCINGLKSFLVPYRRQLVSLQSGQPLIQFGWLSNFRWRSWNFQKT, encoded by the exons ATGAATTTTGATTTTCTTCCTAAAATCATACCTTGGTTTAGGCCTCAACTGAATGCTACAGATTCAGCATCCATTTCGGTATCTACCTCCAAGGTTTTCATTGAGCAGCCTAAGCAGAATGCTGGTGAAGGTGGCAAGTTGTTTGGAATGCCCTTGCCTTTGTTGTCATTTCTTCCTTGGACGAATAATTCCGGGGTTCAGATCATTCGGAGGCCAACTACTATCAATAGGCGATTGAGGAGACGAGCGCAAACTCGTGGGAAGATCGACGAAGTTAGCGAGGTTACCCCTGCAAGGTTCAGGCCTTATGTTTCTAAGGTTCCATGGCATACAGGGCCGCGAGCTTTTTTGTCGCAGCTATTCCCTAGATATGGCCATTACTGCGGACCAAACTGGTCCAGTGGAAAAGACAGTGGATCTCCGGTTTGGGATAAGCGACCGATCGATTGGTTGGATTTCTGTTGTTATTGCCATGATATAGGGTATGATACACATGATCAGGCCGAGCTGCTGAAGGCGGACCTAGCCTTTCTCGAGTGTTTGGAGAAGCAAAATATGGCAACCAAAGGAGACCCTCATGTTGCTCTTATTTACAAGACAATGTGTATAAATG GTTTGAAGAGTTTTCTAGTACCTTATAGAAGGCAACTTGTGAGCCTACAATCTGGGCAGCCATTGATTCAATTTGGATGGCTAAGCAATTTTAGATGGAGAAGTTGGAACTTTCAGAaaacatga
- the LOC112702105 gene encoding nonsense-mediated mRNA decay factor SMG7, with protein sequence MIVDTDKMSAPSSRERAQRLYDKNLELESKRRRSAQAQVPSDPNTWPQMRENYEAIILEDHAFAEQHNIEYALWQLHYKRIEELRSYFSAALASGSKSTGKGPARPDRINKIRLQFKAFLSEASGFYHDLIMKIRAKYGLPLGYFEGSENRVVMEKDAKKSAEMKKGLVSCHRCLIYLGDLARYKGLYGEGDSVKREFAAAASYYLQAASLWPSSGNPHHQLALLASYSGDELAAAYRYFRSLAVESPFSTARDNLIVAFEKNRQSFSQLYGDVKALAVKDSPGQLTGKGRGKAEGKLATRGNDAEACPKKEGTSSIQETYKSFSTCFVRLNGILFTRTSLETFTEVLSLVSTGLCDLLPTGQEEELNFGTDTLENGLAIVRIVSIIIFTVHNVNKESEGQTYAEIVQRAVLLQNAFTAAFKLMSFMLERCAQLYDPSRSYLLPGIMVFVEWLACYPDLAAGNDVDENQAIVRSKFWNHWISLLNKLLSVGAMCIEDNEEETCFNNMSRYEEGETENRLALSEDFELRGFVPLLPAQTILDFSRKLSFGNDGEKERKARVKRIIAAGKALANVVRIDQKMIYFDQKGKKFTVGVEPQISDDLVLPSGSGISGAEELLKEDTTDKKVGTVLPDQHQHVEGEDDDEVIVFKPIVAEKRNDPVAVSSRVPPENSIASGEHIKFHVNSALNSVNHMNHQPSLHASVSGPVPQHLQPVQPHSSRWLEEVSLANSLKGLRFFENGHAMKPDLALQDSGAFSNHTAHSVPIQQAVAPDASVLYGLSKAQDFVISSKADAIAASVITTDNSVLKTSSALQAGSRKSPVSRPSRHLGPPPGFSQAPLKQGIEPVSSDLINGNPLLDDYSWLDGYQLPSATKGLSANGSLGYPVSNPLQGSNNGLNGIVSFPFPGKQVPSAQVEKQNGWQDYQTSNLLKTHHDQQLLLQQQQLLLQQQQQQQQLASGNQPFTSLPEQFQGQSIWTGRYFV encoded by the exons ATGATAGTAGATACGGATAAAATGTCTGCTCCTTCGTCAAGGGAGCGTGCCCAACGCCTTTATGATAAG aacctTGAATTGGAAAGCAAGCGGCGGAGATCAGCCCAGGCTCAGGTCCCGTCAGATCCAAATACATGGCCACAGATGCGTGAGAACTATGAAGCAATAATTCTTGAGGACCATGCTTTCGCTGAGCAGCACAATATTGAGTATGCGCTATGGCAGTTGCATTATAAGCGGATTGAGGAATTGAGGTCATACTTTAGTGCTGCTCTTGCTTCTGGCTCAAAATCAACTGGGAAAGGTCCAGCGCGGCCTGATCGGATAAATAAAATTAGGCTGCAATTCAAGGCTTTCCTTTCTGAAGCATCAGGATTTTACCATGATCTTATTATGAAAATAAGAGCAAAGTATGGTCTTCCTTTAGGGTACTTTGAGGGTTCAGAGAATCGGGTCGTGATGGAGAAAGATGCAAAGAAATCTGCCGAGATGAAGAAAGGTTTAGTATCATGTCATCGTTGTTTGATATACTTGGGTGATCTTGCTCGTTACAAAGGACTGTATGGCGAAGGCGACTCAGTGAAGCGAGAGTTTGCAGCAGCTGCTAGTTACTATTTACAAGCTGCTTCTCTATGGCCTTCAAGTGGAAATCCCCATCATCAG CTTGCCTTATTGGCTTCATATTCTGGGGATGAGCTGGCAGCTGCTTATCGATACTTTAGGAGTCTGGCTGTGGAGAGTCCATTTTCAACAGCCAGAGATAATTTGATTGTTGCATTTGAGAAG AATCGTCAAAGTTTCTCTCAGCTTTATGGAGATGTCAAAGCTCTTGCAGTCAAGGATAGTCCTGGGCAGTTGACTGGAAAAGGAAGAGGAAAAGCAGAAGGGAAACTTGCAACAAGGGGTAATGATGCAGAAGCTTGTCCCAAAAAGGAAGGAACATCTAGTATACAAGAGACATACAAATCCTTCAGCACTTGCTTTGTCCGTCTAAATGGAATATTATTCACTCGAACAAG CCTTGAGACCTTCACTGAAGTTCTCTCTCTTGTTAGCACTGGCCTGTGTGATCTTCTGCCAACAGGGCAGGAGGAGGAGCTGAATTTTGGCACAGACACTCTTGAGAATGGACTTGCCATTGTCAGGATTGTTTCCATTATTATATTTACAGTTCATAATGTGAATAAGGAATCTGAAGGGCAAACTTATGCTGAAATTGTACAGCGTGCTGTTCTACTTCAGAATGCATTTACTGCAGCTTTTAAATTGATGAGTTTCATGTTAGAGAGATGTGCACAGCTGTATGATCCTTCTCGTAGTTATCTTTTACCTGGCATTATGGTTTTTGTTGAGTGGTTGGCATGCTATCCCGATCTTGCTGCAGGCAATGATGTGGACGAGAATCAGGCAATTGTTAGATCAAAATTTTGGAATCATTGGATATCCTTGTTAAATAAACTGCTTTCAGTTGGGGCTATGTGTATTgaagacaatgaagaagagaCTTGCTTTAATAACATGAGTAGGTATGAAGAAGGGGAGACTGAAAACCGGCTTGCTTTGTCGGAGGACTTTGAGTTAAGAGGGTTTGTCCCACTTCTTCCTGCACAAACCATCTTGGATTTTTCCAGGAAGCTTTCCTTTGGAAATGATGGTGAGAAGGAAAGAAAAGCTAGGGTCAAAAGGATTATAGCTGCAGGAAAGGCCTTAGCCAATGTTGTTAGGATCGATCAGAAAATGATATATTTTGACCAGAAGGGAAAGAAATTTACAGTTGGTGTTGAGCCCCAAATCTCAGATGATCTTGTTCTGCCCTCTGGTTCTGGCATTTCTGGTGCTGAAGAATTGTTGAAGGAAGATACAACAGACAAAAAGGTGGGAACTGTACTACCTGACCAACACCAGCATGTTGAAGGAGAGGATGATGATGAAGTTATTGTTTTTAAACCTATAGTAGCTGAAAAACGAAATGATCCAGTAGCTGTGTCATCAAGGGTGCCCCCTGAAAACTCAATAGCTTCTGGAGAGCATATTAAATTTCATGTCAATTCTGCTTTGAACTCCGTCAATCATATGAACCATCAACCATCCTTGCATGCTTCTGTTAGTGGTCCAGTTCCCCAACACCTGCAACCAGTTCAGCCACACTCTTCAAGATGGTTAGAGGAGGTTTCTCTTGCAAACAGTTTAAAGGGTCTTCGATTCTTTGAGAATGGGCATGCGATGAAACCTGACCTGGCACTGCAAGATTCAGGGGCATTCTCTAACCATACTGCACATTCTGTCCCTATCCAGCAAGCTGTTGCTCCTGATGCGAGTGTACTTTATGGTCTCTCCAAAGCTCAAGACTTTGTTATATCATCCAAAGCTGATGCTATTGCAGCCTCTGTGATTACTACCGATAACTCTGTTCTGAAGACATCATCAGCTCTGCAAGCTGGCTCTAGAAAATCTCCGGTTAGCAGACCTTCTAGGCATCTTGGACCTCCACCTGGTTTTAGTCAAGCTCCTCTTAAACAGGGTATTGAACCTGTTAGTTCAGATTTAATTAATGGGAATCCACTTTTGGATGATTATAGTTGGTTGGATGGATATCAGCTGCCTTCAGCAACCAAAGGTTTAAGTGCCAATGGTTCTCTTGGTTACCCCGTGTCAAATCCTCTTCAAGGCAGTAACAACGGCTTGAATGGGATAGTAAGCTTTCCCTTCCCTGGCAAACAAGTTCCATCTGCACAGGTGGAAAAACAGAATGGCTGGCAAGACTATCAGACATCTAACCTTTTGAAAACACACCATGATCAGCAGCTGCTACTGCAACAGCAGCAGCTTTTGCTgcagcaacagcagcagcagcagcagctcgCATCAGGAAATCAGCCGTTTACATCATTGCCCGAGCAATTTCAAGGACAGTCAATCTGGACAGGTCGTTACTTTGTGTGA